The Amycolatopsis jiangsuensis nucleotide sequence GTGCTTGCCGTCGGGATGGAACGTCAGGTGCCGCGGCCCCGCGCCGGCCGGCAGCGTGACCTGCTTGTGCAGGGAGAGTTTTCCGGTCCCGGCGTCGAGCGCGTAGACGTAGACCGAGTCGGTGCCGAGGTCGACCGCGAGCACCCACTGGCCGGACGGGTCGTTCACCACCTGGTGGGCGTGCGCCTCGCGGTCGGTGCCGGTGTGCTGCTGAAGGTCGGTGGCCTCGCCGAGCTTGCCGCCGTCCTCGATCGGCAGCACGACCACGCTGCCCGAGCCGTAGTTGGCCGCCAGCACGTATTTCTGGCTGGCGTGCACGGAAAGGTGCGTGGGCGCGGCACCCTTCGACGACACCGAGCCGAGCAGCTTGGGCTCGCCCGCGGTGCTCACGTCGAGCGCGGAGACCGTTCCGTCCGGGTCGCCTTCGTTCGTCACGTACAGCGTGCGGCCGTCGGCGCTGCGGTCGAACCACGACGCGTCCGGCACCCCGGGGACCGTCCGCACCGCCGACAACGCCGGCTCGGTGCCGGCCCGGGCGACCACGTCGAGCCCGTGGCCGGTCGGCGGGGTGCTGGTGTAGCTGCCGACGTACGCGGTGGTCCCGGCACGCGGGCCGGACAGCGCGGCGTTCGCGAGCGGGGCGCCCAGCACGCCGGCGGCCCCGGCGGCGCCGGCCGCGCCGAGGAACGTGCGACGGGAAACTGCGGCCATCGGATTCTCCCTGCTGTCGTCCCGGGTGGTTCAGACCAACTTGGTTCAGACCAATGCCATCACCAATGCTGCCACGCCGAAACCACTCAGGGAAAGGACTGTTTCCAGGGCGGTCCAGGTTTTCAGCGTCTGGGTCACGGTCAGCCCGAAGTACCGGGACACGATCCAGAACCCGCCGTCGTTCACATGCGAGGCGATGATCGACCCGGCGGAGATGGCGACCACGACCAGCGCGAGCTGCGGCTGCGAGTAGTGCAACTCCAGCACCGTGGGCGCGACGATGCCGCCGGTGGTCACGATCGCGACCGTGGCCGAGCCCTGCGCGATGCGGAGGCCGCAGCTGATCACGTACGAGGCGAGGATGACCGGCAGCCCGGCGTCGCCGAGTGAACCGGCCACCGCCTTGCCGATCCCGGTCGCGGACAGCACCGCACCGAAGAACGAGCCCGCGCCCACCACCAGCAGGATCATCGCGACCGGGCGCAGCGCGTTGGCCGAGAGCTGGGTGAGGTCGGCGCCGGTCATGCCCCGGCGGCGGCCGAGCAGCCACGAGGCGAGCAGCGTCGCGATGGTCAGCGCGATCGCCGGGGTGCCGAGGAACGCCGCGACGCCGGCGGCAGCCGAGCCCTTCGGCAGCAGGATGCTGCCGAACGTGCCGAGCAGGATCAGCACGAGCGGCACCGCGATGATGCCGCCGACCAGCGCCAGCGACGGCGGGGTGCGGACCTCGTCCTCGTCGTCGCCCGCCAGGTTGGCGAACTCCTCGGCCAGCGGGACGTTCACCCGCTTGCCGATCCAGGTGGAGTAGAGGATGCCGCCGATGAACCAGGCCGGGA carries:
- a CDS encoding lactonase family protein; the encoded protein is MAAVSRRTFLGAAGAAGAAGVLGAPLANAALSGPRAGTTAYVGSYTSTPPTGHGLDVVARAGTEPALSAVRTVPGVPDASWFDRSADGRTLYVTNEGDPDGTVSALDVSTAGEPKLLGSVSSKGAAPTHLSVHASQKYVLAANYGSGSVVVLPIEDGGKLGEATDLQQHTGTDREAHAHQVVNDPSGQWVLAVDLGTDSVYVYALDAGTGKLSLHKQVTLPAGAGPRHLTFHPDGKHAYLAQELRPEITVAGWDADKGEFTPLAVVPAVPDGSTGDLFPGEIAVSRDGKFAYATVRGPNTIATFAVDGDGAGLELLSSVDTGGNWPRHLALDPDEGWFYVSNQRSGTVTWLPRDPATGLPGSVAGSLEVPSVNSVFFA
- a CDS encoding GntP family permease, giving the protein MIDWLQTTTGGLLTLAAVSIALLLVLIIKVKLEPFIALIVVGLLTALAAGVPVGTLVGTAQKTSDSLLEKGFGSILGHIAAIIGLGTLLGSILEKSGGARVLTSALLRAFGEKRAPLAMGLSGLIFGIPVFFDIGIFVLAPLVYAAAKQGGRSIVLYAMPLIAGLSITHAFIPPHPGPVAAAGLLHVDLGWLILMGAVCGIPAWFIGGILYSTWIGKRVNVPLAEEFANLAGDDEDEVRTPPSLALVGGIIAVPLVLILLGTFGSILLPKGSAAAGVAAFLGTPAIALTIATLLASWLLGRRRGMTGADLTQLSANALRPVAMILLVVGAGSFFGAVLSATGIGKAVAGSLGDAGLPVILASYVISCGLRIAQGSATVAIVTTGGIVAPTVLELHYSQPQLALVVVAISAGSIIASHVNDGGFWIVSRYFGLTVTQTLKTWTALETVLSLSGFGVAALVMALV